In a single window of the Drosophila subpulchrella strain 33 F10 #4 breed RU33 chromosome X, RU_Dsub_v1.1 Primary Assembly, whole genome shotgun sequence genome:
- the LOC119558201 gene encoding DNA ligase 4 has protein sequence MSVDIASTIKFRDICDLFEKLKATRKVANKEEVLKSYYESFCRHRESFRRQTGLPDDQAENGVSSFYSVLRLLLPGADTGRDTYGLQITALGRLYIKVLQLPVDSSDAVKLQHRSGNMYRDYGDVVYSVLKPRCFNPPSDLRLKHIHEMLDTIANEDTEVKKQQLIRFTEQASPEEQKWLIRLLLKSLGLGIGEQKIFGVLHPKAQDIYQRCSDLGHVCNLLADRTTDMDASTSTDSKAAVKFVNLNAVIRPFHQIRPMLCERFPGDIQELMQSDVLYMETKMDGERFQLHIDRGRFMYISRNGVDYTRNFGIGYDQGTLTPKLRGLLPLGLESIILDGEMMVWDTNQLRFREKGENTDVKSLKPEGSWQPCFVVYDLLYFNGQSLLDHTYIQRAYKLQKMIVEQPGVLQLMRARKIGSVEEFNELFQQALDSHAEGIVLKKQGSRYQPGVRLGGGWYKDKADYIKGLITEFDVLIIGAFYNRKRTFVDSFLLGVLQPAPPGSSNRPEVFSIGVVANNTRQRSVLNHTLKPHWHDVIKEPPPLWFHYKPKERSGCPDLWIEPHNSIILQVKAADLSPNGAFFTRKSLHFARTEMKRDDKSWSECMTLKEFTDLCEGSTAIKKLNKRQLRMEDVTTKRKQLRMTPSERNRLGLAVYEKRCNVDPAASSSKLFEGLSFCILSGSAGRQSKHQLQELAAKNGGCIVENPLPNDPKCFCIAGDETFLVKRLCLQEPRTCDIVRMEWLLRVCQKQELELRPKDLLAATVPLQQDLAECFDRLGDSYNKDIADVAELQELLQDIELTPENSANITAAEVNALEDQLLDGKTNLNLFRHLHACFYDPHGDELGKLLFLQNGGKLVDESDPQLNLRFFRMSSDMDKDKFEHWLSNHSTLSADKVLNSAWIHNSHREGILLPMRFFV, from the exons ATGAGCGTGGATATAGCCAGCACAATCAAGTTTCGGGACATTTGCGACCTGTTCGAGAAACTGAAGGCCACTAGGAAGGTGGCCAACAAGGAGGAGGTGCTCAAGAGCTACTACGAGTCCTTCTGCCGGCACCGCGAGTCGTTTCGCCGGCAAACCGGGCTGCCCGATGACCAGGCGGAGAATGGAGTCAGTAGCTTCTACTCCGTGCTGCGCCTGCTGCTCCCCGGTGCGGACACGGGTCGCGATACCTATGGACTGCAGATCACGGCCCTGGGCAGACTATATATCAAGGTGCTCCAATTGCCGGTGGATT CCAGCGATGCCGTCAAGCTGCAGCATCGCAGCGGGAATATGTACCGGGACTACGGCGATGTCGTCTATTCCGTGCTCAAGCCCAGGTGCTTCAATCCGCCCAGCGATCTGCGACTGAAGCACATTCACGAGATGCTGGACACCATTGCCAACGAGGACACAGAAG TCAAGAAGCAGCAGCTCATCCGTTTCACAGAGCAGGCCTCGCCCGAGGAGCAGAAGTGGCTAATCCGGCTGCTGTTGAAAAGCCTTGGTCTGGGCATCGGGGAGCAGAAGATCTTCGGGGTGCTGCATCCCAAGGCGCAGGACATCTACCAGCGCTGCTCCGATCTGGGACACGTGTGCAATCTGCTGGCGGACAGGACCACCGACATGGACGCCAGTACGAGTACGGACAGCAAAGCCGCTGTCAAGTTCGTTAACCTGAATGCCGTCATCCGGCCATTCCATCAGATACGACCCATGCTGTGCGAAAGATTTCCGGGCGACATCCAGGAGCTGATGCAATCGGATGTGCTCTACATGGAGACCAAAATGGACGGCGAGCGTTTCCAGCTGCACATCGACCGCGGACGCTTCATGTACATCTCCCGGAATGGCGTGGATTACACCCGGAACTTTGGCATCGGCTATGATCAGGGCACCTTGACGCCCAAACTGAGGGGTCTATTGCCACTCGGTCTGGAATCCATCATCCTTGATGGCGAGATGATGGTGTGGGACACGAACCAGTTGCGCTTCCGGGAAAAGGGCGAGAACACGGACGTGAAGAGCCTGAAGCCGGAGGGCAGTTGGCAGCCCTGCTTCGTGGTCTACGATCTGCTCTACTTCAATGGCCAGAGTCTGCTGGACCACACCTACATCCAGCGGGCGTACAAGCTGCAGAAAATGATCGTCGAGCAGCCGGGTGTGCTGCAGTTGATGCGCGCCCGCAAGATCGGCTCCGTCGAGGAATTCAATGAGCTGTTCCAGCAGGCTCTCGACTCCCACGCCGAGGGCATTGTGCTGAAGAAGCAGGGTTCCAGATATCAGCCGGGCGTAAGACTGGGCGGTGGCTGGTACAAGGACAAGGCCGAT TACATCAAGGGTCTGATCACCGAGTTCGATGTGCTGATCATTGGCGCCTTCTACAACCGCAAGCGCACCTTTGTGGACTCCTTTCTGCTGGGTGTTCTCCAGCCAGCGCCTCCTGGCAGCTCCAATCGCCCCGAGGTCTTCAGCATCGGCGTGGTCGCCAACAACACGAGACAGCGCAGCGTGCTAAATCACACGCTGAAACCGCATTGGCACGATGTGATCAAGGAGCCACCGCCGCTGTGGTTTCACTACAAGCCCAAGGAACGGTCAGGATGCCCTGATCTGTGGATCGAACCGCACAACTCGATCATCCTGCAGGTGAAGGCCGCCGATTTGTCGCCCAATGGAGCGTTTTTCACTCGAAAATCATTGCACTTTGCGCGCACTGAAATGAAACGCGATGACAAGTCGTGGAGCGAGTGCATGACCCTGAAAGAGTTCACCGACCTCTGCGAGGGTTCCACGGCCATCAAGAAGCTGAACAAGCGGCAGCTGCGAATGGAGGATGTGACCACCAAGCGGAAGCAGCTGCGGATGACGCCATCGGAGCGGAACCGCCTGGGATTGGCCGTTTACGAGAAGCGCTGTAATGTGGACCCCGCCGCGAGCAGTTCCAAGCTCTTCGAGGGACTCAGCTTTTGCATCCTGAGCGGATCTGCCGGACGGCAGAGCAAGCATCAGCTACAGGAGCTAGCCGCCAAAAACGGTGGCTGCATTGTGGAAAATCCGCTGCCCAACGATCCCAAGTGTTTTTGCATTGCCGGCGACGAAACGTTCCTGGTCAAGCGGCTCTGCCTTCAGGAGCCGCGCACCTGTGACATTGTGCGCATGGAGTGGCTTCTAAGGGTCTGCCAGAAGCAGGAGCTCGAGCTGAGGCCCAAGGATCTCCTGGCGGCCACCGTACCATTGCAGCAGGATCTGGCCGAGTGCTTCGACCGTCTGGGCGATAGCTACAACAAGGACATTGCCGACGTGGCGGAGCTGCAGGAACTGCTGCAGGACATTGAATTGACGCCCGAGAATTCGGCTAACATTACCGCAGCTGAGGTAAACGCTCTGGAGGATCAGCTGCTGGATGGGAAGACAAACCTGAACCTGTTCCGTCACCTGCATGCCTGTTTCTATGATCCACACGGTGATGAGCTGGGCAAGCTTCTGTTTTTGCAAAACGGCGGCAAGCTGGTCGACGAATCCGATCCGCAGCTGAATCTGCGATTCTTCCGCATGTCCTccgacatggataaggataaGTTTGAGCACTGGCTGAGTAACCATTCCACGTTGAGCGCTGACAAAGTTTTAAACTCTGCCTGGATCCATAATTCGCATCGGGAGGGCATACTCCTACCCATGAGATTTTTTGTCTAA